GATCGCTTCGATACCTTCTTTAAAGGTCTGCAGGGCGAATCCATCTCTTTGGTCTTTTCAAGTTATTACTTAAACAATCCTTCGTCAGCATTTGGCCATACGTTTTTAAGAATCAACAAAGCGCCTTCAGCAAAAGATGGACAACGCTATGAGCTTTTAGATTACGGTCTGAACTATGCCGCTGAAGCCAATACGAACAATGCTTTCTTGTACGGCTTTAAAGGGCTGTTCGGCATGTTCCCGGGCCAATTCCGCTCCATTCCCTATTACTATAAAGTGCGCGAATACAATAACGCCGAGTCGCGCGACCTGTGGGAATACGAACTGAAACTTCCCGCATCTTCTGTAGACATGGTGATTGCGCACGTATGGGAATTAGGCCCTTCGCAAATTGACTATTGGTATCTGACGGAAAACTGTTCTTATCACATGCTTTCTATTTTAGAAGCAGCAGACCCTTCAGTCGATATTTTATCAAAGCTCGATCAGTATGTGATTCCGGCTGACACCGTTCGTGTTCTTTGGAATAAAACGGATTTAATCAAGAGCTACAAATATCGTCCGAGTGTTCGTCAGGTTTTCTTTGAACGACAAAAACATTTAAACCACGATGAAAAAAAAGAACTTACTCGGCTGATCGAACAAATCAAAAAACAAGATGAGATTATTTATTCAGAATCTTTTTTAAAAAGAACTCCCGAGTCCCAAGCAAAAATTTTAGATGCGTATATCGACTACATCGATTTCCGCTACTCTAAAGAAGTGCAAGAAGCGGGGAGAGAGTTTCAATTAAAAATGCGCGTTCTTACCAAGCGCAGTGAAATTCCTGTCGATGCTGAAGTGATTGTGATGGATCCTCCACCGGAAGAGCGCCCGCACTTAGCCCATCCTTCGGGACGTTGGGGAATAGGTTACTTGCGCGACACGGTGGGGGGAGACTACGCAACGCTCACTCATCGTTTTGCTTTGCATGACCGTCTTGATCCAGCGTGGGGTTATCCAAGTTATTCGCAAATCACTTTTTTCGATTTAGGATTTTCCTACGGTCCTTCCTATTTGGATAAAGACGAGAAAAAATTTGAACTGGAAAACTTTGCCGCTTTTGAATTGATCTCAGCAAGTCCGTGGAGTTCTTTGATCCCCGAAAAATCGTGGAGATTTAAGTTGGGGATCGAACGCACTCGCAATGAAAACTTTTTGCCAACCCATGAAGGTATTGTGCGCTTGGGATACGGTTGGACCTTCGAGCATGGACCTTGGGACTTAAGTGCGCAACTGCAAGGCGAGGTTCACTATGGTCCCACACTGTATGACAACAAAGTATGGGCGGGCGCCGGGCCTCTTTTAGAGTTGCACTATCGCGTTAACTCCTGGTGGCTATGGCAGGGCAGTGTCTTTTATCGTCGCGACTCAGCATGGGATCAGAAAGACTATTTCCGCAGTCAAATTGAGACTCAGTACAGTTTCTCGAAGACCTGGGGAGTAAGAGCATCGTATCGCAACGAGAGATTCCTTGAGGAAACGAGCATTCAGTTATTTAATTACTACTAGATCCTCTCTGTAAGGAGCCTAGTGATGTCTGAGACGGCAAGCTTTCCGTATCTTCATGGTTTTACACAAGATGAACAAGAGCGTCTTCGCAAGCAGGCGCGTTTTGGTGAATTCACAGTTTATCAAAATATCAATTTATCTTCCGTTCAACATTTGTTGGAAGTGGGTTGCGGTGTTGGTGCACAAAGTGAAATTCTTTTGCGTCGTTTTCCTGATTTAAAAATTACTGGCATTGATCGCAGTCCCAAACAATTGCAAGCCGCGAAAACTCGTTTGTCGAATCTTCCTGGAGCCGCAGGTCGCTTTGATCTCAAAGAGATGGACGCCACAGCAATGAAGTTTTCTTCAAACTCTTTTGATGGAGCCTTCTTGTGTTGGATTTTAGAACACGTTCCTGATCCGATTCGAGTTCTTTCGGAAGTCCGTCGGGTGTTGCGTCCTGGTTCCGTCATTTACATCACTGAAGTGATGAACGCATCTTTTTTCTTAGATCCTTATTCCCCGAATGTTTGGAAGTATTGGATGGCGTTTAACGAATATCAGCTTGAACAACAAGGTGATCCGTTTGTCGGAGCTAAGCTTGGAAATTTTCTTTTGCAATTAGGATATCGCGATATTCAAACAGAAGTGAAAACATGGTTCTTGGACAATCGCTCTCCGCAAGCTCGTAAGGATTGCATCGAGTATTGGACAGAATTGCTTTTAAGTGCAAGCGATCAATTGCTTGCAGCGAAATGCGTTTCTGAAGAAGTCGTGCAAGGTATGAAAGACGAAATGGCGAAAGTGGCCAGCGATCCAAATGCGGTCTTTTACTATTCGTTTGTGCAAGCCCGCGCTCACACTTAAAGTTCGTCTTTTTTAAGCCAGCCTTTTTTATAAATCCAAATCGTGATGGCAAAAACCACAAGGGCCATCACGGCCAAAGTGACAAAGTATCCGTTGTGAGTGCGCAACTCCGGCATATTCTCAAAATTCATTCCGTAAACGCCGGCAATAAAATTGAGCGGCAAAAAGAAGATCGAGAACACTGTCAATACGCGCATCACTTCGTTGGTGCGATAAGACGCTTCGTTGGTTTTTTGTGACATTAAAGACAGATGCAAATTCAAAAGTCCCGTGATCTCTTCTTGGATGTCATCGGCATAGAAAATGTGTTTATCCAAAGGCTCTTTCACTTGAGCTAAATCGCGCAAAGAAATTGCAACTTCCGTCGGGATTTTATTGAGAATGTCGGCAGTAAATTTAAAGACTTTGCGATAAGAAGAAATTTTCCTTTTTATCATATAGCCTTCACGTAAAATGCTTTTACGTTTAAGAGTAAACACGCGCTGCTCAATCACGTCCGTTTTAGAATCAAGCTCATCCAAAGGAACATCGAAGCTTTTTAGAGTTTGTAAGAAAAGACTTTTCACCAAACTGATCTGAGTCATGTTCTCGAAAGCTGCTTTGTCTTTTCTATTAGAAATGCAAGGAAGCGGCATGCGGTGAATGGTGAGAATGAAATTTTCTCCCATAAAAAACACAAGCTTCGTCGTCAGTTCTTGCATGGTGCCAGCTTTGGGTTTGGCTTCAGGGTCTTGATGGCGCAAAATTACAAACAGAGATTTTTCAAAGAACTCTGCTCTCGGCAAATGCTCTGGATCGAGACACGTTGTGACGGTCTGTAAAGGAAGAGAAAACTCTTCAGCAAGCTTAACCAAATCCTCTTGCCCAGGAGCTTCGCAGTCGACCCACTTAAAATCTTGCCATTGATGCTCAAACCGTTTCATGATTCCAGTATGACAAAGTTTTTGAAGGTACGCCGTACCTTTTTGAAATGCATTGCGTTGCTATTTCTGACAGGCTGCCAGTCTTTTTTTTATTTTCCGTTGAAAGACAAACTCTTTGATCCGGCGAAAATTAAAATGCATCCCGAAGACGTTTTTTTGGAAACGCAAAAAGGAAATAAAATCCACGGTTGGTATTTCGAGTCGACGGTTTCCACACCCAGCAAAGGCACTCTGCTGTTTTTTCATGGCAATGCTGAAAACCTCACGTCGCACTTTTTGATGTTTCATTGGTTGCCAGCGCAAGGTTACAACTATTTTATTTTTGATTATCCTGGTTACGGTCTTTCAACAGGAAAGCCAACTCCTGAAAGCACCGTGGAAGCGGGAATTGCTGCAGCGGAATGGTTGCACTTAAAAAAAGACTCTCGCCCTTTGATTATTTATGGTCACAGCCTGGGTGGGGCGGTGGCTTTGCGAACCGTTGAAGAAATCAAAGACACGGTTCCGATTCGCAATGTGATTATCGAAGCAAGTTTTGCATCCTACCGAGGCATGGCTCGAAACGTTTTGAGCCGTCGTTGGTGGACATGGGCTTTTCAACCGATCACTTATCTTGTGATCAGTGATGATTATGCTCCTAAATCTGTAGCGGATATTTCTCCAATTCCGTTGTTGTTCATTCATGGAAATGAAGACGTCGCGGTTGAACTCAAAAATACAGAACGGATGTTTAAAGAGGCGAAAGAACCCAAAGAGATGTGGGTCATCCCCGGCGGCCATCACGGAGACCTCTACGAGATTCGTAATGGGGAGTTGCGGGAACAATTCCTGTCATACCTAGCTAAAACTTCGACAGCGTCGCACTAGCGAACGCCCATTTATTGCATTTCAGAAAGCACGGAATCTGCATAAGGAAGCTTAGGATGAAACGCTTCCTTTTTACTCTTAGTATTATAATTTCTTTCACAATCCTCGGGGCTTGTTCTCCGGACTCTCGTGATGAGGGTTCCAAAGTCAAAACGACTTATGAACCTCAGAAACCTGTGATCGTCAACGAAGACGGCTATCGCATCGCTCGCGGAGCCACTCGTGTTCAAGATATGTCTGTGAATTTTGATCCGCAAACCAA
This region of Bdellovibrio sp. BCCA genomic DNA includes:
- a CDS encoding CorA family divalent cation transporter is translated as MKRFEHQWQDFKWVDCEAPGQEDLVKLAEEFSLPLQTVTTCLDPEHLPRAEFFEKSLFVILRHQDPEAKPKAGTMQELTTKLVFFMGENFILTIHRMPLPCISNRKDKAAFENMTQISLVKSLFLQTLKSFDVPLDELDSKTDVIEQRVFTLKRKSILREGYMIKRKISSYRKVFKFTADILNKIPTEVAISLRDLAQVKEPLDKHIFYADDIQEEITGLLNLHLSLMSQKTNEASYRTNEVMRVLTVFSIFFLPLNFIAGVYGMNFENMPELRTHNGYFVTLAVMALVVFAITIWIYKKGWLKKDEL
- a CDS encoding alpha/beta hydrolase, translated to MTKFLKVRRTFLKCIALLFLTGCQSFFYFPLKDKLFDPAKIKMHPEDVFLETQKGNKIHGWYFESTVSTPSKGTLLFFHGNAENLTSHFLMFHWLPAQGYNYFIFDYPGYGLSTGKPTPESTVEAGIAAAEWLHLKKDSRPLIIYGHSLGGAVALRTVEEIKDTVPIRNVIIEASFASYRGMARNVLSRRWWTWAFQPITYLVISDDYAPKSVADISPIPLLFIHGNEDVAVELKNTERMFKEAKEPKEMWVIPGGHHGDLYEIRNGELREQFLSYLAKTSTASH
- a CDS encoding Lnb N-terminal periplasmic domain-containing protein; translation: MRGLLLSFLAFSSISSFAAVGLDGGAAQAIMQAESQHLSQDRQWLKLLHFEKDFFQVRESQIDSPSFFFSPKGKKDPHAELIATIAAFFAEKGDDPNTHAQCRFPARYKWLKGKLNDSKIHWLDVACDRFDTFFKGLQGESISLVFSSYYLNNPSSAFGHTFLRINKAPSAKDGQRYELLDYGLNYAAEANTNNAFLYGFKGLFGMFPGQFRSIPYYYKVREYNNAESRDLWEYELKLPASSVDMVIAHVWELGPSQIDYWYLTENCSYHMLSILEAADPSVDILSKLDQYVIPADTVRVLWNKTDLIKSYKYRPSVRQVFFERQKHLNHDEKKELTRLIEQIKKQDEIIYSESFLKRTPESQAKILDAYIDYIDFRYSKEVQEAGREFQLKMRVLTKRSEIPVDAEVIVMDPPPEERPHLAHPSGRWGIGYLRDTVGGDYATLTHRFALHDRLDPAWGYPSYSQITFFDLGFSYGPSYLDKDEKKFELENFAAFELISASPWSSLIPEKSWRFKLGIERTRNENFLPTHEGIVRLGYGWTFEHGPWDLSAQLQGEVHYGPTLYDNKVWAGAGPLLELHYRVNSWWLWQGSVFYRRDSAWDQKDYFRSQIETQYSFSKTWGVRASYRNERFLEETSIQLFNYY
- a CDS encoding class I SAM-dependent methyltransferase; protein product: MSETASFPYLHGFTQDEQERLRKQARFGEFTVYQNINLSSVQHLLEVGCGVGAQSEILLRRFPDLKITGIDRSPKQLQAAKTRLSNLPGAAGRFDLKEMDATAMKFSSNSFDGAFLCWILEHVPDPIRVLSEVRRVLRPGSVIYITEVMNASFFLDPYSPNVWKYWMAFNEYQLEQQGDPFVGAKLGNFLLQLGYRDIQTEVKTWFLDNRSPQARKDCIEYWTELLLSASDQLLAAKCVSEEVVQGMKDEMAKVASDPNAVFYYSFVQARAHT